The Kosakonia sacchari SP1 genome includes a window with the following:
- the efp gene encoding elongation factor P produces the protein MATYYSNDFRAGLKIMMDGEPYAVEASEFVKPGKGQAFARVKLRRLLTGTRVEKTFKSTDSAEGADVVDMNLTYLYNDGEFWHFMNNETFEQLSADAKAIGDSEKWLLDQAECIVTLWNGQPIAVTPPNFVELEVIETDPGLKGDTAGTGGKPATLSTGAVVKVPLFVQIGEVIKVDTRSGEYVSRVK, from the coding sequence ATGGCGACTTACTATAGCAACGATTTTCGTGCCGGTCTTAAAATCATGATGGACGGCGAACCTTATGCGGTTGAAGCCAGCGAATTCGTTAAACCAGGCAAAGGCCAGGCTTTCGCACGCGTTAAACTGCGTCGTCTGCTGACCGGTACACGTGTAGAAAAAACCTTCAAATCCACTGATTCCGCAGAAGGCGCGGATGTTGTCGATATGAACCTGACTTACCTGTACAACGACGGTGAGTTCTGGCACTTCATGAACAACGAAACCTTCGAACAGCTTTCCGCTGATGCAAAAGCCATTGGCGACAGTGAAAAATGGCTGTTGGATCAGGCAGAGTGCATTGTAACGCTGTGGAACGGCCAACCGATCGCCGTTACCCCGCCGAACTTCGTTGAGCTGGAAGTTATTGAAACCGATCCAGGTCTGAAAGGTGACACCGCAGGTACTGGCGGCAAACCGGCGACCCTGAGCACTGGCGCAGTGGTTAAAGTTCCGCTGTTTGTGCAGATTGGTGAAGTGATTAAAGTTGATACTCGCTCTGGCGAATACGTATCTCGCGTGAAATAA